From the Cyanobium sp. M30B3 genome, the window AGATCCTGGCCCTGGCGCAGCACCATCTTGATCTGGTGGCGCAGGGGCCAGATCTGGCCGCGGATGCGGCGCAGGTTGCTGCGGTGGCTGAAGGTGCGGGTGAGCAGTTTCGGCTTGGGATCGCGCAGGGCGGCCGCTTCGAGGTCGTCGAGCCGGTTGGCGATCTGCTCCAGCATCGGATGGAGCTCATCGAGCACGTCGTCGATCAGCAGGTGCATGATGTTGGCCAGATCGCGCTGGTCGCCCCTGCCCACCCGCGACCGCAGCCAGTCGAGCAGTTCGGGGAAGGCGTCGCCGTGGTGGCTCTCCTCGAAACTCACCAGCAGGTTCGGCAGCAGCAGCAGCCCCAGCTGGCTGCTGATCAGGTGGGAGGGGTCGCGGGAAAAGCTGAGCCGGTGCAGCACCACCAGCAGGGCCTGGTCCACCGCGTCCACCCGGGGCCGTTGGGGGATCTCCAGCAGGGGGGGCAGCAGCGCCGCCGGCACCTCCAGCTCGGTGAGCAGCTCCGCGATCCGCTCGGGCTGGCCCAGGCCCATCACCCGCAGCCACAGGGGGCGGCCCTGGGCCCGGAGCCTGGCCAGCTGCTCCGGCTGCTGCAGCTGCTCCAGCCGGGGGCCATCGGCGTCCAGCACCACGGCACAGAACTGGGTGAGCGGGCGGCCCCCGGCCACGTAGAGCTGGCTGGGGAGATTGGCTGGCCGTTCCTCCAGCAGGCGGGAACTCAGAGTGGCCGGGGTTGGACGCAGCACGGCGGTTCGGGGGCGATCCAGCGATCGACGATCTGACCACTCCCCACAATGACGGCCTGGAGCAGGAGGCAGAGCAGCACGTCCGGCAGCAGGGACTGCCGGGAAGCGGGTTGGGCCACGGGATTCCCATCAGCCGAGTTGCAGAGATCCTGGGCAGGTCCGCCGCCGCTGTCGGTGTTCCAGGCCACGGGGGGCCTTCAACCGTTCTTAATGCCTGCTCGCTAAGGTCAGGCTCCGCATCTTGGGGGACTTTAGTCGTCCCCGGTGACCTTCTGCATGTCGGCATCCCCTGGCGATCGTCAGCCCGGTGAGCCCGCTGGGGATCACAGCTCCCCCGGTTCGCCCACCCGCTCTCCCCTGGAGGCCCATTCCTCCTACCGCGCCCCCGACTGGACGCCCCAGCGGCTGATGTTTCACCAGAACCTGGAGTCGTTCGCCGAGCGCGTGGGTCTGCTGGTGGGGCTGCAGAGCAACGGCAAAGTGAGCCAGGAGCAGGCCTACGCTGAAATCCGCAAGCTCTGGAAGGGCCTCAAGGACAGCCGCGGCAACCTCCTGGAGGACTAGCCCAGCTGGAGGACTGGCCCAGCCGCCTAGGGGTGGCCGGCGCGACGCAGTTCCTGGCGCAGGCGGCGGATGGCCCGCTTCTCCAGGGCCCGCACCATGTCGCGGGAGATGCCCAGCTCCTCGCCCACCTGCTGCAGGGTCGGAGGCAGGGCGCAGAGAAAGCGTCGCTCCACCACCAGCCGTTCCTGGGCGCTGAGGCAGCGCAGGCGATGGCGCACCTGATCGAGGGTGCCCAGCCGATGGAGATGGTCGTAGGCATCCCGGTCTTCGGCGGCCAGGGCCTCCACCAGCAGTGGCCCCTCACCCCCCTGGGCCGGCTTGTCGAGCGAGGACACCTTGCGGGTGAGCAGCAGCGACTTGGTCACGGCCTCCACGTCCAGCTCGGCCTCCAGGGCAATCCGGTTCAGGGAGGGATCGTTCACCCCGGAGCGCTGCAGCTGCTCGGCCGTGTGGCGCACTTTGCGCAGCAGGGCGTTGGTGTGGCCGGGGATGCGGATCGTGCGGTCCTTGTCGGCAATGGCCCGGCTGATCGCCTGGCGGATCCACCAGGTGGCGTAGGTGGAGAAGCGGTAGCCGAGGGTGGGGTCGAATTTCTCCACTGCCCGCATCAGCCCCAGATTGCCCTCCTGGATCAGGTCCTGGAGGCTGAGATGCTCGGCCCGGTAGTGCTTGGCCAGGGTCACCACCAGGCGCAGGTTGGCGTTCACCATCCGTTGGCGGGCCCGCTCGCAGGCCATGATCCGGCGCTTGAGCTGGGGGGTGAGCGCGTTCAGACTGAGCTGGCGCAGTCCGGGCAGGGCCCGCACCTGCTTGGCCAGCAGGATTTCCTGGTCCGGGGTTAGCAGGGGGTGGCGGGCGATGGCCTGCAGATAGTGGGCCAGGGAATCCTGCACGGTGCGAGCATGGCGCCTGGCCCATCTTTGGCAGGAATGCCGGCGGCGGAGGTGTCGCCCATCACCTCCGCCCGGTGATCACAACCTGGCGTAGCTCTCCAGCTGATCAGGCCCAGCTGATCAGGCCGCCAGGGCCGGCTCCCGTTCACTGCCGGCGATGGCGGCCGGGGTTTCGCGGCGGAAACTGGTGAGCTTGTGGCTGCCGGCGCCCAGTTCGGCGGCGAGCACGGCACAGGCCCGCTCGGGCATGGTGTGGTCACCGCAGGTGAACACATCCACGGCGGCATAGCCCGATTCCGGCCAGGTGTGGATGGAGATGTGCGACTCGGCCAGCAGGGCCAGGCCGGTGACGCCCTGGGGCTCGAAGCGGTGGGTGATCAGGTTGAGCAGGGTGGCACCAGCCCGTTTCGCGGCGGAGGTGATGGTGTCCCTGAGGAAGGCCTCGTCGTCGAGCCTGGAGCTGTCGCAGGCGTAGAGCTCGAGGATGCAGTGCTTGCCCACCGTGTCGGAGCCGGCTTGGGCTGGGGTGCAGGTCGCCGTGGCGCTGGCTGAGGTGCTGCTGCCGGTCCATCCAGGGTTGGGGTGGAGCGACTGAAGGGTCTGGACCATCAAGGGTCTTGGCGTTGGAACAATCAATGTAACGCCAGGTCAGGGTGGATGCACCGAGACCTGAGCCGGGCCCCCTCTTCCCAGGGCTTTTCGATGTGGGTGCGCCCATCGGCTGGCCCCCTGCCCCCGGCGCACGCTTGATTTGAAGCAGCGATGGCGGATCGATGGCCCCCAGCCCAGCCCCCCGGGCCCCTGCCGTTCTGGTGGTGAATGCGGGCAGTTCCAGCATCAAGCTGGTGCTGTGTGATCACCAGGGCCGGCGCCTCTGGCAGCAGCAGCGCGGCTGGGGGGTCACCGCCACCCCGCAGGGACATGCGGCTCCAGAGGGCGCCGCCGACCTGCCCGAACTGCTGCGCCAGTGGCTGCTGCCGCTGCTGGCCCAGGCGGATCCCGCGCCAGGCCTGGTGGTGCATCGGCTGGTGCACGGCGGCTCGCGCTTCACCGCTCCCACCGCCCTCGATGCCGAGGTGCGCGGGGCCCTGGCCGAGCTGGTGCCCCTCGCCCCCCTGCACAACGGCCCGGCCCTGGAGGTGATCCGCTGGTTTGAGGACCAGTCGGCCACGGCCAGCCTGCCCCAGTGGGCCTGCTTCGACACCGCTTTCCACGCCACCCTGCCCGAAGCCGCCCACACCTATGCGATTCCGGCGGACTGGCGGCGGCAGGGCCTGCGCCGCTTCGGCTTCCACGGCCTCAACCACCAGCATGTGGCCGAGACCGTGGCGGCCAGCGAGCCCGGCGTGCGCCGCCTGATCAGCTGCCATCTCGGGGCCGGCTGCTCCCTGTGCGCGGTGGCGATCCCGGTCGAGGGCCCGCCGCGCAGCGTGGACACCACGATGGGGTTCACGCCGCTGGAGGGCCTGGTGATGGCCAGCCGCAGCGGCAGCGTGGATCCGGGGTTGTTGCTGCATCTGCTGCGCGAGGGCCTCAGCGCCGCGGAGCTGGATCAGGCCCTGAACCGCCAGAGCGGCCTGCTCGGGCTCTCCGGCCTCAGCGGCGACATGCGCGAGCTGCGCCAGGCTGCGGCCGCCGGCCACGGCGGCGCCCAGCTGGCCATCGCCGTGTTCCGCCACCGCTTGCGGCAGGCCATCGGCGCCATGGCCGCCAGCCTGGGGGGGGTGGATGCCATCGCGCTCACGGGTGGCATCGGCGAGCACGACCAGGCCCTGGCCGCTGAACTGGAGGGGGAGCTGGCCTGGCTGGCGCCGCTGCGCTGGCTGCGGGTGCCGGCCGATGAGGAGGGGCTGATGGTGCGCCAGTGCCTGGCGGCCGGGGCTTGATCTGGTCTTAACCAGCAGCGGGCGCTGTGTTCCCACCCTGGGATTGGACCCTTCCCCTCGCCACGTTCTTTCGCCATGGTCGCTCCCACCGCCGATGCGCTGATCCTGCGCAGCATGCAGTCCCTGGCCGACCATGGCCAGGTGCGCGAGCTCAACCCCGGCGAGGTGGTGTTTGCGGCCGGGGAACCGGGCGACAGCTTCTTCGGGGTGCTCGACGGCCAGGTGCGGCTGGCCTGGGGCGATGGCAGCCAGGGGGAACTGCTCCAGGCCGGCCAGTGCTTTGGCGAAGGGGCCCTGGTGCAGCGCAGCCACACCCGCCACGGCACCGCCACGGCGATCGAGCCCAGCCGCCTGCTGGTGATCAACCGGGAAACCTTCCTGTTCGCGCTCGAGACCCTGCCGATGTTCGCCCTGGAGCTGCTGGCTTCCCTGGAGGCGCGGCTGCAGGCCGTCCGTCTGCTCACGGTTCGTTAGTGCGGCGTTAACCGGCTCTGGCCAGGGTTGGCCCAGATGCACCCCCTGCCATGACGCCAGCCAGCACCATGACCGCCGCTGAGGCCTTTGCGGCGATCCCCCTTGCGGCCGTGTGCTGTGACCAGTGCTTCGCCGCCGAGGAGGCCAAGCTGATCCGCGAGCAGCTGCTCACCAGGGCTCCCTACCGCAGCATGGAGCCCTACGCCTTCGGGGTGCTGTTCTCCGGCCTGCTGGGTCGCTTCCGGGCCGAGTCGTGGCAGGGGTTGGTGGCGGCGGCGGCACCCCTGCTCGAGCCGGCCCAGCGGGACACCGCCTACGCCCTGGCCTGCCAGCTGGTGCACTGCGACCGCAGCGTGGAGCCGGCCGAGCGCGCGTTTCTGCTTGCTCTGGCCGAGGCGCTCGGCCTCGACCCGCACCGCCGTGACCAGGTGCTGGACGTGTGCGAGCTGCTCCACCGCGACTGCCTGGCCACGACCAGCGTCACGGCGGAGGTCCTCAGCCCCCGGACTTGACGCCGGGGACGAACCGGCGCTCGTGCTGGGCGCCGGCGAGCATCCGGTTCCAGTAGAGGGCAGGGAGAATCTTGCGCTTCACGAACCACATGCTCCAGCGCTCCTTGGTGGGATCGAGCGGGAACGACGGAGCCGGTTCGGCCTTGTAGTTGAACTCCGCCATGATCGTCTTGCCGTAGCCGGTGATCAGCGGGCAGCAGCTGTAGCCGTCGTAGGCGGCGGCCAGGGGCAGGCCATCGAGGAGGGCCAGCAGGTTGGCCACCACCACCGGCGCCTGGCCGCGCACGGCCGCGGCGGTCTTGGAGTTGGGCATGCCGCTCACATCGCCCAGGGAGAACACATTCGGATAGCGCACGTGCTGGAGGTTGAACTGGTCCACCTCCACGAAGCCCGCGCCGTTGGCCAGGGGGCTGCTGGCCACCACATCGGGGGCCGCCATCGGCGGGGTCACGTGCAGCAGGTCGTAGGGGATCACCTCCTCGCGGCTGGTCTCTCCCTCGCTCACCTGGAACACCGCCTCTTTGCTGTCGGCGCGAACAGCGGTGAGCACGTGGTTGTAGCGGGCGTCGAGGCCCTTGCGCTGCACCACCTCCCGCAACGGTGCCGCATAGGCCGGGATGCCGAAGATGCCCGGGGTGGCGGTGGCATAGATCACCCTGGCGTTGAGCCGCTTCTTCTTGAACACGTCGTCGGCCAGGTAGGCGATCTTCTGGGGGGCGCCGGGGCACTTGATCGGCATCGGCGCGCAGGTGAACACGGCGTTGCCGCCCTTGAAGGCCTGGATCGCCTCCCAGGTGTAGGGGGCGAAGTCCTTGCTGTAGTTGCTGCACACCCCGCCCTTGCCGAGGGCCGCGCTCAGCCCCTCGATCCTGTCCCAGCAGAGCTTGAGGCCGGTGGCCACGATCAGCACGTCGTAGCTGATGCTGTCGCCGGCGGTGGTGGTGACGCTGTTGTGGTCGGGGTCAAAGCCGGCGGCGCCGGCCTGGATCCAGTGCACCCCCGAGGGGATCAGGTCGCGCTCGGCGCGACGGGTTTCCTCCAGGCTGAACACGCCGCCGCCCACCAGGGTCCAGCCGGGCTGGTAGTAGTGCTCAGTGGCGGGCTCCAGGATCGCCACATCCAGGGCAGTGCGGGCCCGCTTCAGCTGGGCGGCCACGGTGATGCCGGCGGCACCGCCGCCGACGATGAGAATCTGGTGGTGGGCCATGGGATGGGCAGACCTGTGGGGTGATGAGAGCGGTTGCACCCAGGCTCCGCCTCGGCTGCCAACGCGTTTGCTCAGATCTAGGCACTCCCGGGGCCAGACACCAGCCTTTGCAGCGAAAGTTTCAACCGTGCCGGCTCAGACCGCCGGCTGCTCCACGTCCCGCTTGAGCAGGGCATAGAGATAGTCGGGCGACTTGTAGCGGCTGGGCAGACATTTCTGCAGCAGGCTCAGCCGCTCCCAGCAGACGGTGCGCTGGATGGCCTCGAAGCTGCGGCCGTTGCGGATCAGCAGCCGCAGTGCCTTGCAGTAGCTGGGATAGCCAGCCTCCAGTTCGCCGATCGTGAGCTTGGCGGCTGAAGACATGCGCGGGGTGGCGATGGGGCGGAATGGCAGCCGATCCGTCTCCGCTGGCATTCCACACCATCCTCGCCTGCGGCAGGCTCCTGCCGGTTAAGTCCGGGGCAAATCGAAAGGCACAGGCCCTGCAACAGTGGCAAGGGAGCCCCAGCCAACGAGCCCGATGATCGAGCGCCTGAGCCTGCGTCAGCCCGACGACTGGCATGTGCACCTGCGCGATGGGGCCATGCTGCAGGCGGTGGCACCAGCCACGGCCGCCCAGTTCGCCCGGGCGATCGTGATGCCCAACCTCAGGCCGCCGGTCACCACCGTGGCAGCCGCCGGCGCCTACCGGCAGCGGATCCTGGAGGCCCTGCCCGATGGCTGTGCCTTCACGCCGCTGATGACGGCCTACCTCACCGACAGCATCGATCCGGCGGAGATCGAGCGGGGCTTCGCCGAGGGGGTGTGGACTGCTGCCAAGCTCTACCCGGCCGGCGCCACCACCAACTCCGATTCCGGCGTGACGGCGATGGCGCGGATCGCGCCGGTGCTTGAGGTGATGGAGCGGATCGGCATGCCGCTGCTGATCCACGGCGAGGTCACCGACGCCGAGATCGACATCTTCGATCGCGAGGCGGTGTTCATCGAGCGGGTGCTGGAGCCGCTGCTGGCGCGGCACCCGGGCCTGAAGGTGGTGCTGGAGCACATCACCACCGGCGACGCGGTGGAGTTTGTGCGCAGTGGCCCGGCCACCCTGGCGGCCACGATCACGCCCCACCACCTGCACATCAACCGCAATGCGATGTTCGCCGGTGGGCTGCGGCCGGATTTCTATTGCCTGCCGGTGGCCAAGCGGGAGCTGCATCGCATCGCCCTGCGGGCGGCGGCCACCTCCGGCAACCCGAAGTTCTTCCTCGGCACCGATTCCGCCCCCCACGGCCGCGAGGCCAAGCAATCGGCCTGCGGCTGCGCCGGCATCTTCAACGCCCCGTTCGCGATCGAGAGCTACGCGGCAGTGTTCGAGCAGGAGAATGCCCTGGAGCGGCTGGAGGGTTTCGCGTCGGAGTTCGGCCCCCGCTTCTATGGGCTGCCGCTCAACGAGGGCACGGTCACCCTGGAGCGCAGGCCCAAGGAGGTGCCCAGCCGGCTCCACCTCAACGACGCGGCCGGCACCGCCGTGACCCTGGTGCCCTTCCACGCCGGCGAAACGCTGCCGTGGCGGCTCGCCACCCCTGCCGCAGCGACTGACCCGCTCCTCAGAAGCAGAGACAGCTCACCAGGCGATCGGCCTGCTCGGTGCTGTGGTCGGAGCGGGTGATGCCGGAATGGTGGGCGATCCGTCGCAGGGTGCGCACCGTCTCGGTGATGTTGGCCCCCTTGTTGAGCATCAGGGCCTCGGCCCGGGAGCCCATGGCGGCGTCGGTGATCTCCGGCCGGGTGGGGGTGCCGTGGTGGGCCATGGTGTCCAGCACCTCGGTGGCCCAGATGCAGGGCACATGGGCCGCGGCGCACACCCGCAGGATCTCCTCCTGGATGGCGCTGAGGGCGTCCCAGCCGCACTCCACCGCCAGATCGCCACGGGCGATCATCACCCCCAGGGGCATGGGCTCGGCCATGGCGGCCAGCAGCAGCCTGGGCAGGTTGAGAAAGGCCTGCTGGGTCTCGATCTTGAGCACCACCCCGCCGCCTGGGTTCTCCTGCTGCGCCAGCGCCTGGTGCAGACAGGCGACATCCGCCTCGCTGCGCACGAACGAGTAGTTCACCAGGTCGGCGTGGCGGCAGGCCAGGGCCAGGTCGTCCCGGTCCTTGGCGGTGAGGGCGGGGATCTTCAGGTTCGTGTCGGGCAGGTTGATGCCCTTGTCGGCCCGCAGGCGACTGCCCTTGGGCCGTGCCTGCACGATCTCCAGCTCCACCTCCAGCTCGGCCCCCGGGCCGCCGCCGGCCGGGGCCACCACCACGGCGCCGATCTTGCCGTCGTCGAACAGCACCCGCTGGCCCGCTTCCAGATCGGCCAGCACCTCGGGCAGGCTGCAGCTCACCCTGGCGGGGGCCTGGCCC encodes:
- a CDS encoding tellurite resistance TerB family protein, whose translation is MTPASTMTAAEAFAAIPLAAVCCDQCFAAEEAKLIREQLLTRAPYRSMEPYAFGVLFSGLLGRFRAESWQGLVAAAAPLLEPAQRDTAYALACQLVHCDRSVEPAERAFLLALAEALGLDPHRRDQVLDVCELLHRDCLATTSVTAEVLSPRT
- a CDS encoding DUF3136 domain-containing protein — its product is MSSAAKLTIGELEAGYPSYCKALRLLIRNGRSFEAIQRTVCWERLSLLQKCLPSRYKSPDYLYALLKRDVEQPAV
- a CDS encoding adenosylmethionine decarboxylase, producing the protein MVQTLQSLHPNPGWTGSSTSASATATCTPAQAGSDTVGKHCILELYACDSSRLDDEAFLRDTITSAAKRAGATLLNLITHRFEPQGVTGLALLAESHISIHTWPESGYAAVDVFTCGDHTMPERACAVLAAELGAGSHKLTSFRRETPAAIAGSEREPALAA
- a CDS encoding acetate kinase, coding for MAPSPAPRAPAVLVVNAGSSSIKLVLCDHQGRRLWQQQRGWGVTATPQGHAAPEGAADLPELLRQWLLPLLAQADPAPGLVVHRLVHGGSRFTAPTALDAEVRGALAELVPLAPLHNGPALEVIRWFEDQSATASLPQWACFDTAFHATLPEAAHTYAIPADWRRQGLRRFGFHGLNHQHVAETVAASEPGVRRLISCHLGAGCSLCAVAIPVEGPPRSVDTTMGFTPLEGLVMASRSGSVDPGLLLHLLREGLSAAELDQALNRQSGLLGLSGLSGDMRELRQAAAAGHGGAQLAIAVFRHRLRQAIGAMAASLGGVDAIALTGGIGEHDQALAAELEGELAWLAPLRWLRVPADEEGLMVRQCLAAGA
- a CDS encoding NAD(P)/FAD-dependent oxidoreductase, which translates into the protein MAHHQILIVGGGAAGITVAAQLKRARTALDVAILEPATEHYYQPGWTLVGGGVFSLEETRRAERDLIPSGVHWIQAGAAGFDPDHNSVTTTAGDSISYDVLIVATGLKLCWDRIEGLSAALGKGGVCSNYSKDFAPYTWEAIQAFKGGNAVFTCAPMPIKCPGAPQKIAYLADDVFKKKRLNARVIYATATPGIFGIPAYAAPLREVVQRKGLDARYNHVLTAVRADSKEAVFQVSEGETSREEVIPYDLLHVTPPMAAPDVVASSPLANGAGFVEVDQFNLQHVRYPNVFSLGDVSGMPNSKTAAAVRGQAPVVVANLLALLDGLPLAAAYDGYSCCPLITGYGKTIMAEFNYKAEPAPSFPLDPTKERWSMWFVKRKILPALYWNRMLAGAQHERRFVPGVKSGG
- a CDS encoding cyclic nucleotide-binding domain-containing protein is translated as MVAPTADALILRSMQSLADHGQVRELNPGEVVFAAGEPGDSFFGVLDGQVRLAWGDGSQGELLQAGQCFGEGALVQRSHTRHGTATAIEPSRLLVINRETFLFALETLPMFALELLASLEARLQAVRLLTVR
- a CDS encoding magnesium and cobalt transport protein CorA translates to MDRPRTAVLRPTPATLSSRLLEERPANLPSQLYVAGGRPLTQFCAVVLDADGPRLEQLQQPEQLARLRAQGRPLWLRVMGLGQPERIAELLTELEVPAALLPPLLEIPQRPRVDAVDQALLVVLHRLSFSRDPSHLISSQLGLLLLPNLLVSFEESHHGDAFPELLDWLRSRVGRGDQRDLANIMHLLIDDVLDELHPMLEQIANRLDDLEAAALRDPKPKLLTRTFSHRSNLRRIRGQIWPLRHQIKMVLRQGQDLLGAEAWVGFTEMGELVELLFGNCELLRHQCDAITQAYAASVGNRMNQVMKTLTILTSIFAPLTFIGGIYGMNFEYMPELKWRLGYAYALTLMAAIAAIQAWWLWRRGWFQDWTTPR
- a CDS encoding sigma-70 family RNA polymerase sigma factor, which encodes MQDSLAHYLQAIARHPLLTPDQEILLAKQVRALPGLRQLSLNALTPQLKRRIMACERARQRMVNANLRLVVTLAKHYRAEHLSLQDLIQEGNLGLMRAVEKFDPTLGYRFSTYATWWIRQAISRAIADKDRTIRIPGHTNALLRKVRHTAEQLQRSGVNDPSLNRIALEAELDVEAVTKSLLLTRKVSSLDKPAQGGEGPLLVEALAAEDRDAYDHLHRLGTLDQVRHRLRCLSAQERLVVERRFLCALPPTLQQVGEELGISRDMVRALEKRAIRRLRQELRRAGHP
- the pyrC gene encoding dihydroorotase, whose product is MIERLSLRQPDDWHVHLRDGAMLQAVAPATAAQFARAIVMPNLRPPVTTVAAAGAYRQRILEALPDGCAFTPLMTAYLTDSIDPAEIERGFAEGVWTAAKLYPAGATTNSDSGVTAMARIAPVLEVMERIGMPLLIHGEVTDAEIDIFDREAVFIERVLEPLLARHPGLKVVLEHITTGDAVEFVRSGPATLAATITPHHLHINRNAMFAGGLRPDFYCLPVAKRELHRIALRAAATSGNPKFFLGTDSAPHGREAKQSACGCAGIFNAPFAIESYAAVFEQENALERLEGFASEFGPRFYGLPLNEGTVTLERRPKEVPSRLHLNDAAGTAVTLVPFHAGETLPWRLATPAAATDPLLRSRDSSPGDRPARCCGRSG